A window of Haliscomenobacter hydrossis DSM 1100 contains these coding sequences:
- the coaD gene encoding pantetheine-phosphate adenylyltransferase, translating to MAQIAVFPGSFDPITVGHVDLVRRALPLFDKVIVAVGVNTQKQSLFTLDQRLDWIKSVFADEPRIEVGYFENLTADFCRKIGAKYLLRGLRNASDFDYEKTISQLNFIIGDELETIFLISQPAFSHISSTIVREIIKGGGDASPFVPPQVNI from the coding sequence ATGGCTCAGATTGCTGTGTTTCCTGGATCTTTTGATCCCATTACTGTCGGTCATGTTGACTTGGTGCGTCGCGCCCTCCCCCTTTTTGACAAGGTCATCGTGGCTGTTGGGGTCAATACCCAAAAGCAATCACTTTTCACATTGGATCAACGTCTGGATTGGATCAAGTCGGTTTTTGCCGATGAGCCCAGGATTGAAGTGGGGTACTTTGAAAATCTCACTGCGGATTTCTGCCGAAAAATCGGTGCCAAATACTTGTTGAGAGGCTTGCGCAATGCCTCAGATTTTGATTATGAAAAAACAATTTCTCAACTCAATTTCATCATTGGAGATGAGTTGGAAACCATTTTTCTGATCAGTCAACCGGCTTTTTCGCACATCAGCTCTACGATCGTTCGGGAGATCATCAAGGGTGGGGGAGATGCTTCGCCATTTGTGCCACCACAGGTCAATATTTAA
- the pruA gene encoding L-glutamate gamma-semialdehyde dehydrogenase, with protein MSDAFFQLPKAKNEPVLSYAPGSPEKAALKAKMAEMKGQTIEIPQTIGGKKIMEGEKIAIRPPHDHKHILGYYYKGGSQHVQMAIDAAAAAKPAWEAMPWEERAAIFLKAADLLAGPYRAKMNAATMLGQSKNAYQAEIDCVAELCDFYRFNAEYMIQIYSEQPQSPALTWNRMEYRALEGFVFAITPFNFTSIAGNLPAAPALMGNTVIWKPAETQIYSAAVIMEIFEAAGLPAGVINLLLVDGPIAGDLIFSHPDFAGLHFTGSTKVFQGMWTTIGKNIAKYKSYPRIVGETGGKDFILAHPSANPTALAVAMVRGAFEYQGQKCSAASRAYVPSSIWPAVKEKAVALVKDMKMGSPEDFRNFINAVIDERAFDKITNYIVLARDAKDAEIIAGGKYDKTKGYFIEPTLVVVTDPKHRLLQEEIFGPVLTIYVYEDAQFDEMPALVNSTSPYALTGAIFAQDRGVIHALSNALRHSAGNFYINDKPTGAVVGQQPFGGARASGTNDKAGSVWNLLRWVSPRAMKENFDPPVDYTYPFMGEE; from the coding sequence ATGTCTGACGCATTTTTCCAACTACCCAAAGCGAAAAACGAACCAGTACTGAGTTATGCACCCGGCTCGCCAGAAAAAGCAGCGCTCAAGGCCAAGATGGCCGAAATGAAGGGTCAAACGATTGAAATTCCACAAACCATTGGTGGAAAAAAAATAATGGAAGGGGAAAAGATCGCTATTCGCCCTCCACACGATCATAAGCATATTCTGGGCTACTACTACAAAGGTGGTTCCCAACACGTGCAAATGGCCATCGACGCGGCTGCGGCGGCCAAACCGGCCTGGGAAGCCATGCCCTGGGAAGAACGCGCCGCCATTTTTCTCAAAGCTGCTGACTTGTTGGCGGGGCCTTACCGCGCCAAGATGAATGCGGCAACGATGTTGGGGCAATCCAAAAATGCCTACCAGGCTGAGATCGATTGTGTAGCAGAACTCTGTGATTTTTACCGCTTTAATGCGGAATACATGATCCAGATTTACAGCGAACAACCCCAAAGTCCGGCGCTGACCTGGAACCGCATGGAATACCGGGCACTCGAAGGTTTTGTGTTTGCCATTACGCCGTTCAACTTTACTTCCATCGCGGGGAATTTGCCTGCCGCACCCGCCCTGATGGGCAATACCGTAATTTGGAAACCAGCTGAAACCCAAATTTATTCCGCTGCGGTAATCATGGAGATTTTTGAAGCGGCGGGCCTGCCAGCGGGTGTCATCAATCTCTTGTTGGTGGATGGTCCGATTGCGGGAGACCTGATTTTTAGCCACCCCGATTTTGCCGGACTGCACTTTACGGGCAGCACCAAGGTGTTCCAGGGCATGTGGACTACCATAGGAAAAAACATCGCTAAGTACAAATCTTATCCGCGCATCGTGGGCGAAACGGGGGGGAAAGACTTTATTTTGGCACACCCTTCGGCCAACCCGACTGCACTGGCGGTAGCGATGGTACGCGGTGCTTTTGAATACCAGGGTCAAAAATGTTCAGCGGCCTCGCGGGCCTACGTACCCAGCAGCATTTGGCCAGCCGTAAAAGAAAAAGCGGTGGCGCTGGTGAAAGACATGAAAATGGGCTCACCAGAGGATTTCCGCAATTTTATCAATGCAGTAATTGACGAACGGGCTTTTGATAAAATCACCAATTACATTGTCTTGGCGCGGGATGCCAAAGACGCCGAAATCATTGCGGGCGGCAAATACGACAAAACCAAAGGTTATTTCATCGAACCAACCCTGGTGGTGGTTACCGACCCCAAACACCGCTTGTTGCAAGAGGAAATCTTTGGCCCGGTACTGACCATCTACGTGTACGAAGATGCGCAGTTTGACGAAATGCCCGCCTTGGTCAATTCTACTTCACCTTATGCTTTGACAGGAGCCATTTTTGCCCAGGATCGTGGCGTGATTCATGCCTTGTCAAACGCATTGCGCCATTCAGCGGGCAACTTCTACATCAATGACAAACCTACCGGAGCAGTCGTAGGCCAACAACCTTTTGGCGGAGCACGGGCTTCGGGTACCAACGACAAAGCGGGCTCGGTCTGGAACTTGTTGCGTTGGGTGTCACCGCGTGCAATGAAAGAAAATTTTGATCCGCCTGTGGATTATACCTATCCGTTTATGGGTGAGGAATAA
- a CDS encoding GNAT family N-acetyltransferase, with protein MKNDLTEHILETPRMWLVSCSIPLYEAILRHDNQIAEYLGIEVKAGWTEFGDEPSVYSMERVRVNPAEEPWWQYLAVHKADNLLIGAGGYKGGPNRFGVVEIGYEIMLDYRNQGYATEFAQYLINFAFSHADIKVVQAHTLAEPNASTHVLKRCGMEFVQEMFDPDDGTIWQWKVHRPA; from the coding sequence ATGAAAAACGATCTAACCGAACATATCCTCGAAACCCCGCGCATGTGGTTGGTCTCCTGCTCCATTCCGTTGTATGAAGCGATTCTGCGGCACGACAATCAAATCGCGGAATACCTGGGGATTGAGGTAAAAGCAGGTTGGACCGAATTTGGCGATGAACCCAGCGTGTACTCCATGGAAAGGGTACGCGTCAATCCCGCCGAAGAGCCCTGGTGGCAATACCTGGCGGTGCACAAAGCCGACAATCTGCTGATTGGTGCGGGTGGCTACAAGGGCGGTCCGAATCGTTTTGGCGTGGTGGAAATTGGTTACGAGATCATGCTCGATTACCGCAATCAAGGCTACGCAACAGAATTTGCCCAGTACTTGATTAATTTTGCTTTTTCCCATGCAGACATTAAAGTGGTACAGGCGCATACCCTGGCAGAACCAAATGCTTCTACCCATGTTTTAAAGAGATGCGGGATGGAATTTGTGCAAGAGATGTTCGATCCCGATGATGGAACCATCTGGCAATGGAAAGTACATCGCCCGGCGTAA
- a CDS encoding YheT family hydrolase — protein MPLVPHSSYPGPPRYQWNGHFQTILPALTRKIKAVHYERERLELSDGDFVDLDWLDAESQTLVILSHGLEGSTDRVYMKAAAKYFHEHGWDVLGWNCRSCSGEMNRLLRLYNHGEIGDFGQVIDHALQRKNYTKIHLIGYSMGGSILLKYLGVHGKNIPEPIKTGIAFSSPCDLPDSIQTLELPGNWFYRRKFFNSLRKKIIAKAAQFPGQIDLSKFEQIKSWRDFDEFYSAPINGYKNAEDFYWQASAKNFVAGIQIPALLCNAQNDPILTPACSPKELAKNHPYFHVETPHKGGHVGFAIKRHPGPYYWLEHRAMEFIKGQN, from the coding sequence ATGCCACTTGTCCCCCATTCATCCTATCCTGGCCCTCCGCGTTACCAATGGAACGGCCATTTCCAAACCATTTTGCCTGCCTTAACCCGCAAAATCAAAGCAGTGCACTACGAGCGGGAGCGCCTGGAGTTGTCCGATGGAGACTTTGTCGATCTGGATTGGCTGGATGCAGAAAGCCAAACTTTGGTCATTTTATCACACGGTTTGGAAGGCAGCACCGACCGCGTGTACATGAAGGCGGCAGCCAAATATTTTCACGAACACGGCTGGGATGTCCTGGGTTGGAATTGTCGCTCGTGCAGCGGTGAAATGAACCGTTTGCTGCGGCTATACAACCACGGTGAAATTGGCGATTTTGGGCAAGTGATTGACCACGCTTTGCAGCGCAAAAACTACACCAAAATACACCTGATCGGCTACAGCATGGGCGGTAGCATTCTCCTCAAATACCTGGGTGTACACGGAAAAAATATTCCGGAACCCATCAAAACCGGGATTGCGTTTTCTTCACCTTGTGATTTGCCGGACAGCATTCAAACCCTCGAATTGCCGGGCAATTGGTTCTATCGCCGCAAGTTTTTTAACAGTCTGCGTAAAAAAATCATCGCCAAAGCCGCGCAGTTTCCCGGACAGATCGATTTATCCAAATTTGAACAAATCAAATCCTGGCGGGATTTTGACGAGTTTTACTCCGCACCGATCAATGGCTACAAAAATGCCGAGGATTTTTATTGGCAGGCTTCGGCCAAGAACTTTGTAGCAGGGATTCAAATTCCGGCTTTGCTTTGTAATGCCCAAAATGATCCGATCCTCACTCCGGCCTGTTCGCCGAAAGAGTTGGCCAAAAACCACCCTTATTTTCACGTAGAAACCCCCCATAAAGGTGGGCATGTCGGTTTTGCCATCAAAAGACATCCGGGGCCTTATTACTGGCTGGAACACCGGGCGATGGAATTCATCAAGGGGCAGAATTGA
- a CDS encoding class I SAM-dependent methyltransferase: MSTIHYQQCPLCGSHDIEKALATRDHSISGEAFDLCDCHGCGLRFTQNVPAPEQIGRYYQSENYISHSDTKKGLINRLYHAARDYMLRNKQQLVQNLSKQRRLLDVGCGTGYFMNHMRGQGYEVLGVEVDEGARNFGIQQFGLDVRSPTELEAGTLPGKFGVISMWHVLEHVYDPKLYLRRLHELLEADGVLMIAVPNYTSKDGQKYAAHWAAYDVPRHLWHFSPRTLCSLAEEMGFQVVGKKGMPLDPFYVSLLSEKYRGRGMLALPLGAWSGLRSFLSSLNRPEKASSIIYILKKA; this comes from the coding sequence ATGAGTACAATCCATTACCAACAATGCCCGCTTTGTGGCAGCCACGACATTGAAAAAGCCCTGGCTACACGCGACCATTCCATTTCCGGCGAAGCCTTTGACCTGTGCGATTGCCACGGTTGTGGTTTGCGTTTCACCCAAAATGTGCCCGCTCCGGAACAAATTGGCCGCTATTACCAGAGCGAAAACTACATTTCGCACAGCGATACCAAAAAAGGCCTGATCAACCGCTTGTACCACGCTGCAAGGGATTACATGCTGCGCAACAAACAGCAGTTGGTGCAAAACCTGAGCAAGCAACGCCGCTTATTGGACGTGGGTTGTGGTACTGGCTATTTCATGAACCACATGCGCGGCCAGGGCTATGAGGTACTGGGCGTGGAGGTAGACGAAGGTGCCCGCAATTTTGGTATTCAGCAATTTGGGCTGGACGTGCGGTCCCCCACCGAACTGGAAGCTGGCACCCTGCCCGGCAAGTTTGGCGTCATCAGCATGTGGCATGTACTGGAGCACGTGTATGATCCCAAGTTGTACCTACGTCGCTTGCACGAGTTGTTGGAAGCCGATGGAGTTTTGATGATTGCGGTACCCAATTACACTTCCAAAGATGGGCAAAAATATGCCGCACACTGGGCCGCTTACGATGTACCCCGCCACCTCTGGCATTTCTCGCCCCGCACCTTGTGCAGTCTGGCTGAAGAAATGGGTTTTCAAGTGGTGGGTAAAAAAGGCATGCCGCTGGATCCTTTCTACGTCTCTTTGTTGAGTGAAAAATACCGGGGCCGTGGAATGCTGGCTTTGCCCTTGGGTGCCTGGAGTGGTTTGCGTTCTTTTTTAAGCAGTTTGAACCGTCCGGAAAAAGCCAGTTCGATTATTTATATTTTGAAGAAAGCGTAG